Proteins from one Impatiens glandulifera chromosome 2, dImpGla2.1, whole genome shotgun sequence genomic window:
- the LOC124923811 gene encoding aspartic proteinase A1-like — protein sequence MKTCFLLIMFMFSFASSSSDGFMRIGLKKRNLDLRSIKATRKSGTQFLTDSSSSSSSDVDIISLKNYLNAQYYGEISIGSPPQTFTVIFDTGSSNLWIPSSKCYFSIACWFHPKYKHKKSTTYLEIGDRLAIHYGSGSVSGFLSQDQVKVGDLVVNDQVFMEATKEGSLTFVLSQFDGIIGLGFQEISVGNIVPVWYNMIDQGLVEKEVFSFWLNREPEAEEGGQLIFGGVDPKHFKGNHTYVPLTQKGYWQFDMGDFLIGNQSTGFCVGGCASIVDSGTSLLAGPTTIVTQINHAIGAEGVVSMECRLVVEQYGDVIWDLLVSGVRPDQVCARIGLCAHNKVEDEPKRIEMVVEEELGRKIDPVCTSCEMLVVWVQNQLKQEQTKESVFNYVNQLCKSLPSPMGESVVDCNSLSKLPNITFTIGGKAFDLTPEQYVLKTGEDPVTICISGFIALDVSPPRGPLWILGDIFMGVYHTVFDSGNLQVGFAQAV from the exons ATGAAGACATGTTTTTTACTCATCATGTTCATGTTCTCTTTCGCTTCTTCATCGTCCGATGGTTTTATGAGGATTGGTCTAAAGAAAAGAAACTTAGATCTTCGTTCCATTAAAGCTACAAGAAAATCTGGAACTCAATTCCTAACAgacagcagcagcagcagcagctctgatgttgatataatttcacTGAAGAATTACTTGAATGCTCAATACTATGGAGAGATTAGCATTGGATCTCCTCCTCAAACATTCACTGTCATATTTGATACTGGCAGTTCCAATTTATGGATTCCTTCATCCAAATGCTATTTCTCT ATTGCTTGCTGGTTCCATCCAAAGTACAAGCACAAGAAATCCACCACATATCTTGAAATTG GTGATCGGTTAGCAATACATTATGGGTCTGGATCAGTATCTGGATTCCTCAGTCAAGATCAAGTTAAAGTTGGTGATCTGGTGGTAAATGATCAG GTATTTATGGAGGCTACCAAAGAAGGAAGTCTAACATTCGTATTGTCTCAGTTTGATGGGATAATTGGCCTTGGTTTCCAGGAAATTTCTGTTGGCAATATTGTTCCAGTCTG GTACAACATGATCGACCAAGGTCTTGTCGAGAAGGAAGTGTTCTCATTTTGGCTTAATCGCGAACCTGAGGCTGAGGAGGGCGGTCAACTTATTTTCGGTGGTGTTGATCCAAAACATTTCAAGGGGAATCACACTTATGTCCCTCTTACTCAAAAGGGTTATTGGCAg TTTGATATGGGAGACTTTCTCATTGGAAACCAATCAACAG GTTTTTGTGTGGGCGGATGCGCTTCTATTGTGGATTCAGGGACATCCTTACTTGCTGGCCCAACC ACAATTGTGACACAAATAAACCATGCAATTGGAGCAGAAGGTGTTGTGAGTATGGAATGTCGGTTAGTCGTTGAGCAATACGGAGACGTCATATGGGATCTCCTTGTTTCAGGG GTTCGTCCTGATCAAGTCTGCGCACGAATTGGGTTATGTGCTCATAACAAGGTTGAAGATGAACCAAAGAG AATTGAGATGGTTGTTGAAGAGGAATTGGGAAGGAAAATTGACCCTGTTTGCACATCGTGCGAAATGCTTGTTGTTTGGGTACAGAATCAGCTGAAGCAAGAACAAACTAAAGAAAGTGTTTTTAATTATGTGAATCAG CTTTGTAAAAGCCTTCCAAGTCCAATGGGTGAATCAGTAGTTGACTGTAATAGCTTGTCTAAGTTGCCCAATATTACTTTCACAATTGGAGGCAAAGCTTTTGATCTCACTCCTGAACAG TATGTCCTCAAAACTGGAGAAGATCCTGTGACCATCTGCATTAGTGGATTCATTGCTCTGGATGTGTCTCCTCCCCGCGGTCCTTTGtg GATTCTTGGAGATATATTCATGGGTGTGTATCATACAGTTTTTGACTCTGGCAATCTTCAAGTGGGTTTTGCCCAGgcagtttaa
- the LOC124926388 gene encoding uncharacterized protein LOC124926388 isoform X2 — MNSSSTGGVIPPSLAEPQYENAKISVWWDIENCQVPKTSDPHSIAQNITSALVKMNYCGPVSISAYGDTTRLPGSVQEALNSTGIALNHVPAAKDASDKKILVDMLFWAVDNPAPANYLLISGDRDFSNALHQLRMRRYNILLAQPKNASQPLVAAAKSVWLWTTLFAGGLPLSNGETSHLIQTHSNYVSNTDRPKTPEMNHVTDSQPNVRTFDTKQKGKQIWKNANQTNIPRSSSTPITAQDFQDNSQIPLTTPTMNPDLPWANNNNPHSTYQNHLPQNLRPNGINTQVFHSIPARPSGPNFTSDPHSHAYHSLPVRPSGPSFTSALPARPSGPNFTSDPHTHGFHSLPARPSGPNFTSDPHSHAYHSAPGRPGGPNFTSDPNNHAFHSLPGRPNGPNFTSDPRNRAIPSRPNGPNMNTGPLPDVGRLNISGNPNRPNFQQRSGFEPVNNYVNQMHKTSSFKQQDSPKKNSCQSSSSASTDAYKYPDTKPLENVQGLIGIVLLALDTLRTEKIMPTEPNIAGCIQYIDGNRNQNIDVKKALESSVEKQFVVKKYLGTLQFYVGKNDQLWNCVNPMGGNQYPNTTWNEIQKFLLSFDGRSAIMASESKYEAATIIKRICLKELSLGEILHIIQLMVHTKKWITHNPSGWQPLNIKLVENNVTGGAQTFM, encoded by the exons ATGAACAGCAGTAGTACCGGTGGTGTGATTCCGCCGTCACTGGCGGAGCCACAGTACGAGAACGCAAAGATTTCGGTATGGTGGGATATAGAGAACTGTCAGGTACCAAAAACATCAGATCCTCATTCTATCGCTCAGAATATAACATCAGCTCTTGTAAAGATGAATTACTGTGGACCTGTTTCAATATCTGCATATGGAGACACCACTCGCTTACCAGGATCTGTTCAAGAAGCATTAAACAGCACTGGAATCGCTCTCAATCATGTACCTGCCG CTAAAGATGCTAGTGACAAGAAAATTCTGGTGGATATGTTATTCTGGGCGGTGGACAATCCTGCCCCTGCTAATTATCTACTAATTTCCGGTGATCGAGACTTCTCCAATGCTCTACATCAGCTGCGAATGAGGCGATACAATATTCTACTAGCACAACCTAAGAATGCATCCCAACCGCTTGTTGCTGCTGCAAAAAGTGTTTGGCTATGGACCACACTTTTTGCTGGTGGCTTACCTCTATCAAACGGTGAAACTTCTCATCTAATCCAAACCCACTCAAACTATGTTTCAAATACAGATAGGCCTAAAACCCCTGAGATGAACCATGTAACTGATTCCCAACCAAATGTAAGAACATTTGATACCAAACAGAAAGGGAAGCAGATTTGGAAGAATGCAAACCAAACCAATATACCAAGGAGTTCAAGTACACCAATAACCGCGCAAGATTTTCAAGACAATTCCCAAATCCCCTTAACTACTCCCACTATGAATCCCGACCTTCCATGGGCAAACAACAACAATCCTCATAGCACATACCAGAATCATCTTCCTCAAAACCTTAGGCCAAATGGCATCAATACACAAGTTTTTCATTCTATTCCGGCTAGACCTAGTGGGCCAAACTTTACCTCTGATCCTCACTCCCATGCTTATCATTCTCTTCCGGTTAGACCTAGTGGGCCTAGCTTTACTTCCGCTCTTCCAGCTAGACCTAGCGGGCCAAACTTTACTTCTGATCCTCACACCCATGGTTTTCATTCTCTTCCAGCTAGACCTAGTGGTCCAAACTTTACTTCCGATCCTCACTCCCATGCTTATCATTCTGCTCCTGGTAGACCTGGCGGCCCCAATTTTACTTCTGATCCAAACAACCATGCTTTTCATTCTCTTCCGGGTAGGCCTAATGGGCCAAACTTCACCTCCGATCCTCGAAACCGTGCTATTCCATCTAGACCTAATGGGCCAAATATGAATACCGGTCCTTTACCCGATGTTGGTAGACTAAACATTTCTGGAAATCCTAACAGACCTAATTTTCAACAAAGGAGTGGATTCGAGCCAGTAAACAACTATGTTAACCAGATGCATAAGACATCTTCTTTTAAACAACAAGATTCTCCGAAAAAGAACAGTTGTCAATCATCTTCTTCTGCATCAACGGATGCATATAAGTATCCTGACACAAAACCACTGGAGAATGTCCAAGGCCTGATTGGTATTGTTTTACTTGCATTGGACACACTAAGAACCGAAAAGATTATGCCAACAGAACCAAATATAGCTGGTTGCATCCAATATATAGATGGAAACAGAAACCAAAATATTGATGTTAAGAAAGCCCTAGAGAGTTCTGTCGAGAAGCAGTTTGTTGTAAAGAAGTATTTAGGTACTTTACAATTCTATGTTGGTAAAAACGATCAATTATGGAATTGTGTGAATCCAATGGGTGGGAATCAGTATCCAAACACAACATGGAATGAGATTCAGAAattcttattatcatttgaTGGAAGATCAGCAATAATGGCTTCCGAATCCAA GTATGAAGCGGCGACTATTATAAAAAGAATCTGCCTGAAAGAGCTTTCTCTTGGCGAGATACTTCACATTATACAACTGATGGTTCATACAAAGAAATGGATCACACATAATCCATCGGGATGGCAACCTCTTAACATCAAACTTGTTGAGAATAATGTGACAGGTGGTGCTCAAACCTTTATGTGA
- the LOC124926648 gene encoding uncharacterized protein LOC124926648 encodes MMMLKQDSLPPIPKKDICSHCNVEEKILLHHIRHQGMLRRLCTCCVLLFHTQSFCPTCFFVYDRPPPPSSNDFITCSKCYSNSHSHCVISKPVNPSYVCPLCVSPRLSVFSLKKVTIDGDGRSYREFDKKSAKVLLAAAKIATVNITKAAATLRMESEKRSKEAALTRKRARETLDHFAGLVVKEKMKMKRKDHMVSVAENSASGSNGNGFIKEKNQRFGSISSAMEHIKMEAANEVSARLNAVGLREKEKILGTGNHERMKTISNVSSSFARVSNNGKFSVVPPADNKQQQQQQQ; translated from the coding sequence ATGATGATGTTGAAACAAGATTCTCTTCCTCCGATCCCTAAGAAAGACATCTGCAGTCACTGTAACGTAGAAGAGAAGATATTACTCCATCATATCCGTCATCAAGGAATGTTACGCCGCCTCTGTACCTGTTGCGTTCTTCTCTTCCATACTCAATCTTTCTGCCCTACTTGTTTCTTCGTTTACGATCGCCCTCCCCCTCCATCATCGAACGATTTCATCACCTGTTCTAAATGTTACTCAAACTCTCATTCTCACTGTGTTATCTCAAAGCCTGTTAATCCTTCCTACGTTTGTCCTCTCTGTGTCAGCCCTAGGTTAAGTGTTTTCAGCTTGAAGAAGGTAACAATCGATGGAGATGGAAGAAGTTACAGGGAGTTTGATAAGAAATCGGCGAAAGTTTTGCTAGCTGCTGCTAAGATTGCGACTGTTAACATTACTAAAGCGGCGGCAACATTGAGGATGGAATCGGAGAAGAGGTCGAAGGAGGCGGCTTTAACGAGGAAGAGAGCTAGGGAAACACTCGATCATTTTGCAGGTCTTGTtgtgaaagagaagatgaagatgaaaaggAAAGACCATATGGTATCTGTGGCTGAAAACTCTGCTTCTGGTAGTAATGGTAATGGATTCATTAAGGAGAAGAATCAGAGATTTGGTAGTATTAGTAGTGCTATGGAACATATTAAAATGGAGGCTGCAAATGAGGTTTCTGCAAGATTGAATGCTGTTGGgttaagagagaaagaaaagataCTAGGAACTGGTAATCATGAGAGAATGAAGACGATTAGTAATGTCTCTTCTTCGTTTGCTCGCGTGAGCAACAATGGAAAATTCTCGGTTGTTCCTCCTGCAGACAAcaagcagcagcagcaacagcaGCAGTAG
- the LOC124926388 gene encoding uncharacterized protein LOC124926388 isoform X1 gives MNSSSTGGVIPPSLAEPQYENAKISVWWDIENCQVPKTSDPHSIAQNITSALVKMNYCGPVSISAYGDTTRLPGSVQEALNSTGIALNHVPAAAKDASDKKILVDMLFWAVDNPAPANYLLISGDRDFSNALHQLRMRRYNILLAQPKNASQPLVAAAKSVWLWTTLFAGGLPLSNGETSHLIQTHSNYVSNTDRPKTPEMNHVTDSQPNVRTFDTKQKGKQIWKNANQTNIPRSSSTPITAQDFQDNSQIPLTTPTMNPDLPWANNNNPHSTYQNHLPQNLRPNGINTQVFHSIPARPSGPNFTSDPHSHAYHSLPVRPSGPSFTSALPARPSGPNFTSDPHTHGFHSLPARPSGPNFTSDPHSHAYHSAPGRPGGPNFTSDPNNHAFHSLPGRPNGPNFTSDPRNRAIPSRPNGPNMNTGPLPDVGRLNISGNPNRPNFQQRSGFEPVNNYVNQMHKTSSFKQQDSPKKNSCQSSSSASTDAYKYPDTKPLENVQGLIGIVLLALDTLRTEKIMPTEPNIAGCIQYIDGNRNQNIDVKKALESSVEKQFVVKKYLGTLQFYVGKNDQLWNCVNPMGGNQYPNTTWNEIQKFLLSFDGRSAIMASESKYEAATIIKRICLKELSLGEILHIIQLMVHTKKWITHNPSGWQPLNIKLVENNVTGGAQTFM, from the exons ATGAACAGCAGTAGTACCGGTGGTGTGATTCCGCCGTCACTGGCGGAGCCACAGTACGAGAACGCAAAGATTTCGGTATGGTGGGATATAGAGAACTGTCAGGTACCAAAAACATCAGATCCTCATTCTATCGCTCAGAATATAACATCAGCTCTTGTAAAGATGAATTACTGTGGACCTGTTTCAATATCTGCATATGGAGACACCACTCGCTTACCAGGATCTGTTCAAGAAGCATTAAACAGCACTGGAATCGCTCTCAATCATGTACCTGCCG CAGCTAAAGATGCTAGTGACAAGAAAATTCTGGTGGATATGTTATTCTGGGCGGTGGACAATCCTGCCCCTGCTAATTATCTACTAATTTCCGGTGATCGAGACTTCTCCAATGCTCTACATCAGCTGCGAATGAGGCGATACAATATTCTACTAGCACAACCTAAGAATGCATCCCAACCGCTTGTTGCTGCTGCAAAAAGTGTTTGGCTATGGACCACACTTTTTGCTGGTGGCTTACCTCTATCAAACGGTGAAACTTCTCATCTAATCCAAACCCACTCAAACTATGTTTCAAATACAGATAGGCCTAAAACCCCTGAGATGAACCATGTAACTGATTCCCAACCAAATGTAAGAACATTTGATACCAAACAGAAAGGGAAGCAGATTTGGAAGAATGCAAACCAAACCAATATACCAAGGAGTTCAAGTACACCAATAACCGCGCAAGATTTTCAAGACAATTCCCAAATCCCCTTAACTACTCCCACTATGAATCCCGACCTTCCATGGGCAAACAACAACAATCCTCATAGCACATACCAGAATCATCTTCCTCAAAACCTTAGGCCAAATGGCATCAATACACAAGTTTTTCATTCTATTCCGGCTAGACCTAGTGGGCCAAACTTTACCTCTGATCCTCACTCCCATGCTTATCATTCTCTTCCGGTTAGACCTAGTGGGCCTAGCTTTACTTCCGCTCTTCCAGCTAGACCTAGCGGGCCAAACTTTACTTCTGATCCTCACACCCATGGTTTTCATTCTCTTCCAGCTAGACCTAGTGGTCCAAACTTTACTTCCGATCCTCACTCCCATGCTTATCATTCTGCTCCTGGTAGACCTGGCGGCCCCAATTTTACTTCTGATCCAAACAACCATGCTTTTCATTCTCTTCCGGGTAGGCCTAATGGGCCAAACTTCACCTCCGATCCTCGAAACCGTGCTATTCCATCTAGACCTAATGGGCCAAATATGAATACCGGTCCTTTACCCGATGTTGGTAGACTAAACATTTCTGGAAATCCTAACAGACCTAATTTTCAACAAAGGAGTGGATTCGAGCCAGTAAACAACTATGTTAACCAGATGCATAAGACATCTTCTTTTAAACAACAAGATTCTCCGAAAAAGAACAGTTGTCAATCATCTTCTTCTGCATCAACGGATGCATATAAGTATCCTGACACAAAACCACTGGAGAATGTCCAAGGCCTGATTGGTATTGTTTTACTTGCATTGGACACACTAAGAACCGAAAAGATTATGCCAACAGAACCAAATATAGCTGGTTGCATCCAATATATAGATGGAAACAGAAACCAAAATATTGATGTTAAGAAAGCCCTAGAGAGTTCTGTCGAGAAGCAGTTTGTTGTAAAGAAGTATTTAGGTACTTTACAATTCTATGTTGGTAAAAACGATCAATTATGGAATTGTGTGAATCCAATGGGTGGGAATCAGTATCCAAACACAACATGGAATGAGATTCAGAAattcttattatcatttgaTGGAAGATCAGCAATAATGGCTTCCGAATCCAA GTATGAAGCGGCGACTATTATAAAAAGAATCTGCCTGAAAGAGCTTTCTCTTGGCGAGATACTTCACATTATACAACTGATGGTTCATACAAAGAAATGGATCACACATAATCCATCGGGATGGCAACCTCTTAACATCAAACTTGTTGAGAATAATGTGACAGGTGGTGCTCAAACCTTTATGTGA